A DNA window from Mya arenaria isolate MELC-2E11 chromosome 17, ASM2691426v1 contains the following coding sequences:
- the LOC128222969 gene encoding uncharacterized protein LOC128222969, whose translation MVSIPDWTKFQRLNETQREGSNVGNLDKYYKQREEETIRQAEHQGLLITPSQDFLIRNCGKLSNGKYIKDVSQLLFVRLDGYHLRKIGDLTFCMNIRILVLNNNFLTKIDGLAACRHLIKLDLHSNQISQLPGLAFWSGMRALKFLHLHDNPLGKYESLQNLATCPNLMALTMFDTPLSLKRNYRHHVVNSVWTLKALDNYVISDEEIIEDAVFGGPFGAKNPNFRVQLYHNTGERSSFADELHLMKEIEWHINQIQAHFSPVLIVQKFMRGHLSRKKYGSVRQPKVKSARGTVPPPPSSSPVPDSIQREATMIHFTDRLQASPSPSEDTSYQRKEQTEGYQEPFTTPLDMAYDPGTGPPSEAMTRNGSPRKRKNLLINLAKLETGTFSSIYDAEQIAIETVLPQDSSEKPESSAKRRLRKRKEKTPQRKIVKSVRQFFGPMVGSTPTPDIEDRQEDEEETPVTEYRLRGYKPNIILIDPTTEMILSKQEAGRFVRDAEFEHHKRLQDAATPRIKQPKKIVSNDQRIYSRAHGTMGMSCLFAVHQAYKDREKAEKTASKMEHILSMRDERDRAKERIKLYHDEKRSNALKQRDLERAKTLEHLEKREMQRLNYLDKRHEIKNKSADLNKSYRQDYTFITEFSNQHTSVSNALMRHDRQAKFEDHIQGKTDLVANMSAAEQEQKEVVKKYLEHRQLMRQTESAMARATLDTRMLTEVNDRMLEARTRVAQQKARRDTVQAFYPLPVMTPVPTASSAPANVVPGLPRWDTNILMTYARGSKHQTMVQ comes from the exons ATGGTGAGTATACCAGACTGGACAAAGTTTCAACGTCTCAATGAGACACAACGGGAGGGGTCGAACGTTGGAAATCTCGATAAATACTACAAGCAAAGGGAAGAGGAAACAATTAGACAGGCGGAACACCAG GGACTGCTTATAACTCCTTCACAAGATTTCCTCATCAGAAACTGTGGTAAGCTATCCAATGGAAAATACATCAAGGATGTCTCTCAGTTGTTGTTTGTTCGATTGGACGGTTACCATCTGCGGAAAATCGGGGATTTGACATTCTGTATGAACATAAGGATTTTGGTTCTGaacaataactttttaacaaaGATAGATGGATTAGCAGCATGCAGGCATCTGATTAAGCTAGACCTTCATAGTAATCAGATAAGCCAACTTCCAGGCCTGGCATTCTGGTCAGGAATGCGAGCCCTGAAATTCCTTCATCTCCATGACAACCCCCTTGGGAAGTATGAAAGCCTGCAGAATCTTGCCACCTGCCCGAACCTTATGGCCCTGACGATGTTTGATACGCCCCTCAGTTTGAAGCGGAACTATCGACATCATGTGGTCAATAGTGTTTGGACGTTGAag GCATTGGACAACTATGTGATCTCAGATGAGGAAATTATTGAGGATGCTGTGTTTGGGGGTCCATTTGGAGCTAAAAATCCAAACTTCAGGGTCCAGTTGTATCATAACACCGGGGAG CGATCAAGTTTTGCTGATGAGCTTCACCTAATGAAGGAGATAGAGTGGCATATTAACCAAATACAGGCACACTTCTCCCCGGTGTTGATTGTGCAGAAGTTCATGAGGGGACATCTATCTAGAAAAAA GTATGGCTCTGTGCGTCAGCCCAAGGTCAAGTCAGCCCGGGGTACTGTCCCCCCACCCCCTAGTTCTTCTCCAGTACCTGATTCCATACAGCGG GAGGCAACAATGATCCACTTCACTGATCGACTGCAGGCTTCCCCTTCACCCAGTGAGGATACGTCATATCAGAGAAAAGAACAAACGGAG GGATACCAGGAGCCTTTTACCACACCCTTGGACATGGCCTATGACCCAGGCACAGGACCACCATCTGAGGCCATGACACGGAATGGCTCTCCTCGTAAACGTAAAAACCTCCTGATCAACCTTGCTAAACTTGAAACTGGAACTTTTTCAAGCATTTACGATGCAGAGCAGATTGCAATTGAAACAGTTCTACCTCAGGACTCCAGTGAAAAACCTGAGTCTTCGGCAAAACGACGATTACGAAAAAGGAAAGAGAAAACACCACAGAGAAAGATTGTGAAAAGCGTAAGACAATTTTTTGGGCCAATGGTCGGTAGCACTCCGACTCCCGATATTGAAGACAGACAGGAAGACGAGGAAGAAACACCGGTGACGGAATATCGATTACGAGGGTATAAACCAAATATAATACTTATCGATCCGACGACAGAGATGATTTTGTCAAAGCAGGAAGCGGGACGGTTCGTTCGGGATGCTGAGTTTGAACATCATAAGAGATTACAAGATGCAGCTACTCCCAGAATTAAACAGCCAAAAAAGATTGTCAGTAACGATCAAAGGATTTATTCCCGCGCGCACGGCACTATGGGAATGTCATGTTTGTTTGCCGTGCATCAGGCATACAAGGATAGAGAAAAGGCAGAAAAGACAGCATCAAAAATGGAACATATTCTGAGTATGAGAGATGAAAGAGATAGAGCAAAAGAGAGAATTAAGTTGTATCATGATGAGAAAAGGTCAAACGCTCTGAAGCAAAGAGATTTAGAAAGGGCAAAGACTCTGGAACATTTGGAAAAGCGTGAAATGCAGCGATTGAACTACCTTGACAAGAGGCATGAGATTAAGAACAAATCTGCTGATTTGAACAAGTCTTACAGACAAGATTACACGTTCATTACAGAATTTAGTAACCAACATACGTCCGTGTCTAATGCTCTTATGCGTCATGACAGACAGGCAAAGTTTGAAGATCACATACAAGGAAAGACAGACTTGGTTGCAAATATGAGTGCGGCTGAACAGGAACAGAAAGAGGTTGTTAAGAAGTACCTAGAACATCGTCAACTTATGCGACAAACAGAGTCTGCCATGGCGCGGGCTACTCTTGACACAAGAATGCTGACGGAGGTGAATGATCGCATGCTAGAAGCACGCACAAGAGTTGCACAACAAAAAGCACGAAGGGACACAGTTCAAGCATTCTATCCACTGCCAGTGATGACCCCTGTCCCAACCGCTAGCTCAGCCCCTGCTAACGTGGTACCAGGTTTACCTAGGTGGGATACAAACATTCTTATGACTTATGCTCGAGGAAGCAAACATCAAACTATGGTGCagtga